The following proteins come from a genomic window of Solwaraspora sp. WMMA2065:
- a CDS encoding right-handed parallel beta-helix repeat-containing protein gives MVRLKGRRAGADPDVVRVAPGERGAAQNIAAGLRAASAGQTVLVAPGRYHEDLFIGTAARVRAEQGPGSVSLAPRTPVRITAAATLTDLTVVGADPGDPLLRIEDGSVELVGCDLRGGRIEVIGHARSVLRECRLTGARLAGLYATGNAAVLLERCVVTDVDGIGVVAGESAQTTLRDMWIDSVTGSGVRARGTARIELLRCTVVAAGRNGIRAEESASVTGLDVTVSRSSGDSVFTFGSARTELTGCRLIDPAAAGAVAADRSQLVLNRCEVDRAGATGVVCRDEAEVNISAGSVRGCAGNGVFVTDSGTVTLTDTLLGDSTYSVLHVGGTGRLTATGALVGPSAEHGLHAIGAGSVELAGGWVRGCGLAGLSTADSAGVTATGTVLAGNRNGVVVGSDRPVRLTGCVVDASSRAGVQVGVGAAVELDDCRIDRAGTAGIVFEQDSGGTVERCAVRDAEGSGIVVWTGASPQVTATSCTAGAKNALFVAEGGGGRYVDCVFTDSAYPAIHIGAGATPTITRARIRDTELDVDVDPQAQPVFEEIRLTDVARSLLPPSALAASGDPGVPAVAGAPAAGAVLAEAAPTEAARPTEADLPDLLAELDALVGLDRVKQDVQAQIKLMQTVRRRREAGLAAPPLSRHLVFAGNPGTGKTTVARLYGRLLAALGMLERGHLVEADRTTMVGEYVGHTGPRTQAVFRRALGGVLFIDEAYSLVPPGHTNDFGQEAIATLVKLMEDYRDDVVVIVAGYPLEMSRFIASNPGLASRFSRTLTFEDYGSTELTDIVEAQCRQHEYQLADDARAAVHDLFAAINHGHGFGNGRAARQIFQRMTEHQAQRVADLTDPSTDDLLRLTASDVPAAGSVA, from the coding sequence TTGACTGATTTGACGGTGGTCGGTGCCGACCCCGGTGATCCGCTGCTGCGGATCGAGGACGGCAGCGTGGAACTCGTCGGCTGCGACCTGCGTGGCGGCAGGATCGAGGTCATCGGGCACGCCCGCTCGGTGCTGCGCGAATGCCGGCTGACCGGTGCCCGGCTGGCCGGGCTGTATGCCACCGGAAACGCCGCAGTCCTACTCGAACGGTGTGTCGTCACGGACGTCGACGGCATAGGTGTGGTGGCCGGCGAATCGGCGCAGACGACTCTGCGTGACATGTGGATCGACTCCGTCACCGGGTCGGGCGTTCGGGCACGTGGCACCGCCCGGATCGAGTTGCTCCGCTGTACGGTCGTCGCGGCTGGACGCAACGGGATCCGGGCCGAAGAGTCGGCGTCGGTCACCGGGTTGGACGTCACCGTGAGTCGCAGCAGTGGAGACTCGGTGTTCACCTTCGGGTCGGCGCGGACGGAGCTGACCGGGTGTCGGCTGATTGACCCCGCCGCCGCAGGCGCAGTCGCCGCCGACCGGTCGCAACTGGTCCTGAACCGCTGCGAGGTGGACCGGGCTGGCGCGACCGGAGTGGTGTGCCGGGACGAGGCCGAGGTCAACATCTCCGCCGGATCGGTGCGCGGCTGCGCCGGCAACGGGGTCTTCGTCACCGATAGCGGTACGGTGACTCTCACCGACACCCTGCTGGGCGACTCGACGTACAGCGTGCTGCACGTCGGCGGCACCGGCCGACTGACCGCCACCGGCGCCCTGGTGGGGCCATCGGCGGAGCATGGGCTGCACGCCATCGGGGCAGGTAGCGTCGAGTTGGCCGGCGGCTGGGTGCGTGGCTGCGGGCTCGCCGGACTGAGCACCGCCGACAGCGCCGGGGTGACGGCCACGGGCACCGTGCTGGCCGGCAACCGCAACGGGGTGGTCGTCGGCTCGGACCGGCCTGTGCGACTGACCGGCTGTGTGGTTGACGCCAGCAGCCGAGCCGGCGTTCAGGTCGGCGTCGGTGCCGCCGTGGAGCTGGACGACTGCCGTATCGACCGGGCCGGCACCGCCGGGATCGTCTTCGAGCAGGACAGCGGGGGCACCGTGGAGCGGTGCGCGGTGCGTGACGCCGAAGGCTCCGGCATCGTGGTGTGGACCGGGGCCAGCCCACAGGTGACAGCCACGTCGTGTACGGCGGGTGCGAAGAACGCGTTGTTCGTCGCCGAGGGCGGCGGCGGCCGGTACGTCGACTGCGTCTTCACTGACAGCGCGTATCCGGCGATCCATATCGGGGCCGGGGCGACACCGACCATCACGCGCGCCCGGATCCGCGACACCGAACTCGACGTCGATGTGGACCCGCAGGCCCAGCCGGTCTTCGAGGAGATCCGGCTGACCGACGTGGCCAGGTCATTGTTGCCGCCGAGCGCACTGGCCGCCAGCGGTGATCCCGGCGTCCCGGCGGTGGCCGGGGCTCCGGCTGCCGGTGCCGTGCTGGCCGAGGCAGCTCCGACTGAGGCGGCCCGACCTACCGAGGCAGACCTGCCGGATCTGCTGGCCGAGCTGGACGCGTTGGTCGGCCTGGACCGGGTCAAGCAGGATGTGCAGGCACAGATCAAACTCATGCAGACGGTACGTCGACGCCGGGAGGCCGGGCTCGCCGCGCCGCCATTGAGCCGGCACCTGGTCTTCGCCGGAAACCCCGGCACCGGCAAGACCACTGTGGCCCGCCTCTACGGCCGGCTGCTCGCCGCGTTGGGCATGCTGGAGCGCGGCCACCTCGTCGAGGCCGACCGGACCACGATGGTCGGCGAGTACGTCGGGCACACCGGCCCCCGTACCCAGGCGGTCTTCCGCCGGGCACTCGGCGGAGTCCTCTTCATCGACGAGGCCTACTCGCTGGTTCCACCCGGTCACACCAACGACTTCGGGCAGGAAGCCATCGCCACGCTGGTCAAGCTCATGGAGGATTACCGCGACGACGTGGTGGTGATCGTGGCCGGCTACCCCCTCGAGATGAGCCGCTTCATCGCCTCGAACCCGGGCCTGGCCTCCCGGTTCTCCCGGACTCTGACGTTCGAGGACTACGGGTCCACCGAGCTGACCGACATCGTCGAGGCACAGTGCCGGCAGCACGAGTACCAGCTCGCCGACGACGCGCGGGCCGCCGTCCACGACCTGTTCGCTGCGATCAACCACGGCCACGGGTTCGGCAACGGCCGCGCCGCGCGCCAGATCTTTCAGCGGATGACCGAACACCAGGCGCAGCGGGTGGCCGATCTCACCGACCCGTCGACCGATGACCTGCTGAGACTCACCGCGTCCGATGTGCCGGCCGCCGGTTCGGTGGCCTGA
- a CDS encoding sigma-70 family RNA polymerase sigma factor: MEIIEGERRPTHADLVTWYERVLVPQSRPALQRYARRLMPGDPHRAEDLVQETLLRAWRNLASVASARSPQAWLSRVAHNLSVDQARRVTARPAEVSEDVTAMAWQPAENLFDAALDRVALEPALRSLSAVHREALLLVYYQDRTHREVAGVLGVPPGTVKSRTHNATRELQRALSQHGVTGRAAA; this comes from the coding sequence ATGGAGATCATCGAGGGCGAGCGTCGGCCGACCCACGCCGACCTGGTCACCTGGTACGAGCGGGTACTGGTGCCGCAGAGCCGGCCAGCGCTGCAGCGGTACGCCCGGCGGCTGATGCCAGGCGATCCGCACCGGGCCGAGGATCTGGTCCAGGAAACGCTGCTGCGGGCCTGGCGTAATCTGGCCTCGGTGGCCAGCGCCCGGTCGCCGCAGGCCTGGCTGTCGCGGGTCGCCCACAACCTCAGCGTCGACCAGGCCCGGCGGGTGACGGCTCGCCCTGCCGAGGTCAGCGAGGACGTCACCGCCATGGCCTGGCAGCCGGCGGAGAACCTCTTCGACGCAGCTCTGGACCGGGTCGCGCTGGAGCCGGCGCTGCGTAGCCTCTCGGCCGTGCACCGCGAGGCGCTGCTCCTGGTCTACTACCAGGACCGTACGCATCGCGAGGTGGCTGGGGTGCTCGGCGTACCCCCGGGCACGGTGAAGTCACGCACCCACAACGCCACCCGCGAACTGCAACGGGCGTTGAGCCAGCATGGCGTGACCGGCCGCGCCGCTGCCTGA